The following proteins are co-located in the Gordonia polyisoprenivorans genome:
- a CDS encoding ISL3 family transposase, with the protein MTQRSAIADTICRTIELGVTITDAAVDGQDRTHLFCQLLDPKNMCPSCGQAGQLRDHVDREVADLPIVGHPTRLHLTVPRYTCGNDACATSVFRADLGAIVAPRAQVTRRTTTWIMRSMICDKMSVTAAAAAVGLSWNTVNTLACEAAKTLAAAPARLAGVRVLGVDEHKWKHVRGQGDPSFVTVLVDLTPIVDGTGPARLLDMVAGRSKAALKDWLDARDPAFRDRIRVVTMDGFTGYRTATAESLDKARAVMDPFHVVHLAAEKLTLCRQRVQQDTCGHRGRSGDPLYGIRRTLLTRIGLLTDNQKTRLRTGLDAREEHVAVAITYAIYQDLIDAYDQSNKRDGKIAMYKLLKRIHTGLPAGLAEVAQLGRSLWARRAEILAYFDTGASNGPVEAINGRLEHLRGIALGFRNLKHYILRSLIHSGQLAESLNAL; encoded by the coding sequence ATGACGCAGCGTAGCGCTATTGCCGACACGATTTGCCGCACCATCGAGTTGGGGGTGACGATCACCGATGCCGCCGTCGACGGCCAGGACCGTACCCACCTGTTCTGCCAGCTCCTGGACCCGAAGAACATGTGCCCGTCCTGCGGGCAGGCCGGGCAGTTGCGTGATCATGTCGACCGTGAGGTCGCCGATCTGCCGATCGTCGGGCATCCGACCCGGCTGCACCTGACGGTGCCCCGCTACACGTGCGGCAACGACGCCTGCGCGACGTCGGTGTTCCGGGCCGACCTGGGCGCGATCGTGGCCCCGCGTGCGCAGGTCACCCGCCGTACCACCACCTGGATCATGCGGTCGATGATCTGCGACAAGATGTCGGTCACCGCGGCGGCGGCCGCGGTGGGGTTGAGCTGGAACACCGTCAACACCCTGGCGTGTGAGGCGGCGAAGACGCTGGCCGCCGCACCCGCACGCCTGGCCGGCGTCCGCGTATTAGGCGTGGATGAACACAAGTGGAAACATGTTCGCGGCCAGGGTGATCCGAGTTTCGTGACGGTACTGGTCGACCTGACCCCAATCGTGGACGGTACCGGTCCGGCCCGGTTGTTGGATATGGTCGCCGGGCGCTCCAAAGCCGCGTTGAAGGACTGGCTCGACGCGCGTGATCCGGCGTTCCGCGACCGTATCCGGGTGGTCACGATGGACGGGTTCACCGGCTACCGCACCGCCACCGCCGAATCCCTCGACAAGGCACGGGCAGTGATGGACCCCTTCCACGTCGTACACCTCGCCGCAGAGAAACTCACCCTATGTCGTCAACGCGTGCAACAGGATACGTGCGGACATCGAGGCCGCAGCGGGGATCCGCTCTACGGCATCCGCCGCACCCTGCTGACCCGGATCGGGCTGCTCACCGATAACCAGAAAACCCGCCTACGCACGGGCCTGGACGCCCGGGAGGAGCACGTGGCGGTGGCCATCACCTACGCGATCTATCAGGATCTGATCGACGCTTACGACCAGTCCAACAAGCGGGACGGGAAGATCGCGATGTACAAGCTGCTCAAACGTATCCATACCGGCCTACCCGCCGGCCTCGCCGAGGTAGCGCAACTCGGACGGTCGTTGTGGGCCCGACGTGCCGAGATCCTCGCCTACTTCGACACCGGCGCCTCCAACGGCCCCGTCGAAGCCATCAACGGGCGCCTCGAGCACCTCCGGGGTATCGCACTCGGGTTCCGCAACCTCAAGCACTACATCTTGCGGTCACTCATCCACTCCGGCCAACTCGCAGAAAGCCTGAATGCACTCTGA
- a CDS encoding type II toxin-antitoxin system PemK/MazF family toxin, whose translation MIRGEIWTVAGGVYASKPRPAVIVQDDLFDSTLSVVVAPITSQLIDAPLLRIRIPGDRDSISGLERDSDVMVDKLTAVRRSNVQTRVGRLTSDQLVEVERSLMAFLGLAR comes from the coding sequence GTGATTCGCGGCGAAATCTGGACCGTTGCGGGTGGTGTGTATGCATCCAAGCCGCGGCCGGCCGTCATCGTGCAGGATGACCTGTTCGATTCAACTCTGTCGGTGGTAGTTGCTCCGATCACGAGCCAGCTCATCGATGCGCCCCTGTTGCGGATTCGTATCCCGGGTGATCGCGATTCGATCTCGGGCCTCGAGCGGGACAGTGACGTGATGGTTGACAAGCTAACCGCGGTCCGACGGTCGAATGTTCAGACGCGTGTCGGTCGTCTGACATCCGACCAACTCGTTGAAGTCGAGCGCTCGTTGATGGCGTTTCTGGGACTAGCGCGATGA
- a CDS encoding antitoxin MazE-like protein translates to MAVRDRVGEYRRRMRERGMRPLQVWVPDVRTPEFAAQAHRQSVLVAEADADGDEQDFVEAVAAPWDDEA, encoded by the coding sequence ATGGCAGTGAGGGACAGGGTCGGTGAGTACCGACGTCGGATGCGTGAGCGCGGAATGCGCCCGTTGCAGGTCTGGGTTCCTGACGTACGAACGCCAGAGTTTGCCGCGCAAGCCCACAGGCAATCGGTTCTCGTGGCAGAGGCAGACGCCGATGGGGATGAGCAGGATTTCGTCGAGGCTGTCGCCGCGCCTTGGGACGACGAGGCGTGA
- a CDS encoding type II toxin-antitoxin system VapC family toxin, protein MLLDDGPDGRWAVGQLSGTRLLAPQLVMFEVSNIIRRQEMAGVVSADQAVQAHGDLLDLSIEQWPYALLGSRVWELRSNLSGYEASYVAVAELAGAPLVTLDRRIGRAPGPAV, encoded by the coding sequence TTGTTGCTCGACGACGGTCCGGACGGTCGCTGGGCGGTTGGGCAACTGTCCGGCACTCGCTTGCTCGCACCGCAACTGGTGATGTTTGAAGTAAGTAACATCATTCGCAGACAAGAAATGGCCGGAGTCGTCAGTGCCGATCAGGCGGTGCAGGCCCATGGTGATCTGCTCGACTTGTCGATCGAGCAGTGGCCGTACGCGCTTCTCGGTTCGCGGGTGTGGGAACTCCGCAGCAACTTGTCTGGATACGAAGCCAGTTACGTCGCGGTCGCTGAATTGGCAGGTGCACCGCTCGTCACGCTGGACCGTCGCATCGGTAGGGCGCCCGGGCCTGCGGTGTGA
- a CDS encoding ABC transporter permease, with protein MRQGNDEGVNDIGNAVVRIGPALAVVVVVLVVAAALVNYFGATGHARQVVIAAIRAAGQLAALAAVLAVVIGALWASTLFVAVMATVAAATSAGRIVGRRAPIRAGIGSTLWCLLPVAVPTIVVVAGIVALEVLPATGLAIIPTAGIMFGGAMNTTSLAGRRAHDELTTRRGEVDAALSLGFVPREARMEISRSAAATALIPGIDQTRSVGLVTIPGAFVGMVLGGASVTTAAIMQLFVLISLLAVSAVAVVVTTELVARGIL; from the coding sequence ATGCGGCAGGGCAATGATGAAGGTGTGAACGATATCGGCAATGCGGTGGTGCGGATCGGACCAGCGCTCGCGGTTGTGGTGGTTGTACTTGTGGTTGCCGCAGCACTGGTGAACTACTTCGGCGCTACCGGACACGCACGGCAGGTGGTGATTGCGGCCATTCGGGCCGCTGGACAGCTGGCTGCGCTCGCCGCTGTCCTGGCCGTTGTGATCGGCGCGCTGTGGGCCTCGACGCTGTTCGTGGCAGTCATGGCGACGGTGGCCGCGGCGACGTCGGCCGGCCGGATCGTCGGTCGTCGTGCGCCGATCCGGGCCGGCATTGGCAGCACGCTGTGGTGTTTGCTGCCGGTTGCGGTGCCGACGATCGTCGTGGTGGCCGGCATTGTCGCGCTCGAGGTGCTTCCGGCGACTGGTCTGGCGATCATCCCCACCGCCGGAATCATGTTCGGTGGTGCCATGAACACCACGTCGTTGGCGGGCCGTCGCGCTCACGATGAACTCACCACCCGGCGAGGCGAAGTCGATGCAGCTCTGTCATTGGGTTTCGTGCCGCGCGAGGCCAGGATGGAGATCAGCCGCAGCGCCGCGGCGACAGCGCTGATCCCCGGCATCGACCAGACGCGCTCGGTCGGGTTGGTCACCATTCCGGGCGCGTTCGTCGGCATGGTCCTGGGCGGCGCGTCGGTCACCACCGCGGCGATCATGCAGTTGTTCGTGCTGATCTCGCTGCTGGCCGTCAGCGCCGTCGCGGTTGTCGTCACCACCGAACTCGTCGCTCGCGGCATCCTCTGA